From Tiliqua scincoides isolate rTilSci1 chromosome 2, rTilSci1.hap2, whole genome shotgun sequence, the proteins below share one genomic window:
- the SP1 gene encoding transcription factor Sp1, whose amino-acid sequence MSDHDISEEMVIVKTEKAEEGSSKEGGNCDGQESQPSPLALLAATCSRIESPNENADCLQGQQGPSSELDLTTAANQISQNANGWQIISTPSGTSDSPKDQGSNSNDENEPSSKNRPAATGQYVVTTTPSMQNQQVLTGLQGMIPNIQYQVIPQFQTVDGQQLQFATTPTQVSVQQDASGQLQIIPGTNQQLIANRSGTGNILATMPNLLQQAVPIQGVNALSGQTQYVTNVPLALNGNITLLPVNSIAASLAPTSQSVTLSSSGSQEGSSQPVTSTTSISSSSVAASQTNSSSFFTNANSYNATTTSNVGIMNFSTSGTMGTNVQVQTSQRTGSAQNTDTLQVAGVAGQQKDASQNQQQQILVQPQLLQGGQAGQTFTTQDALQNLQIQALPNTGPIFIRTPTVGPNGQVTWQTIQLQNLQVQNPQAQTIALAPVQGVSLGQTGSTNTTLTPIASASLPSGTVTVNAAQLSSVPGLQTINLGALGASGIQVHQLQGLPLTIANATGDHNTHLGLGTGSDGLADDGTALEEGEASPDAQPQQGRRMRREACTCPYCKDNEGRGSGDPGKKKQHICHMPGCGKVYGKTSHLRAHLRWHTGERPFVCSWQFCGKRFTRSDELQRHKRTHTGEKKFACPECPKRFMRSDHLSKHIKTHQNKKGGTPNSVAMDVSAISMDTSASAEGTGGATPSALIATNVVAMEAICPEGIARLASSGINVMQVADLQSINLSGNGF is encoded by the exons ATGAGCG ACCATGATATTTCAGAAGAAATGGTTATTGTCAAGACTGAGAAggcagaggaaggcagcagcaaggAAGGAGGAAACTGTGATGGCCAG GAATCCCAACCTTCTCCTCTGGCTTTGCTTGCAGCCACATGCAGCAGAATTGAATCGCCCAATGAAAATGCCGACTGCTTGCAAGGACAGCAAGGACCCTCAAGTGAACTGGACCTGACCACAGCTGCAAATCAAATTTCCCAGAATGCAAATGGCTGGCAAATAATTTCCACTCCCTCTGGGACTTCTGACTCTCCAAAAGATCAAGGGAGCAATAGCAATGATGAGAATGAGCCATCATCCAAAAATCGACCAGCTGCCACAGGGCAGTATGTGGTTACTACAACACCCAGCATGCAAAACCAGCAAGTCCTGACTGGCTTGCAGGGAATGATCCCCAATATTCAGTATCAGGTGATCCCTCAGTTTCAAACTGTGGATGGACAACAGTTGCAGTTTGCCACCACCCCCACCCAAGTCAGTGTCCAGCAGGACGCCTCTGGTCAGCTGCAGATCATCCCTGGGACAAACCAGCAGCTCATTGCAAACAGATCTGGGACAGGCAATATCCTGGCTACGATGCCAAATCTTCTGCAGCAGGCTGTCCCCATCCAGGGAGTTAATGCTCTCTCAGGGCAGACTCAGTATGTCACTAATGTCCCACTGGCTTTGAATGGCAATATCACCTTGTTGCCTGTCAACAGCATTGCAGCCAGTTTGGCACCCACTTCTCAGTCAGTTACATTAAGCAGTTCTGGCTCACAAGAGGGCAGCTCACAACCAGTAACATCTACCACCTCTATCAGTTCCTCCAGTGTGGCTGCATCCCAAACTAACTCTAGCTCATTCTTTACTAATGCCAACAGCTACAATGCCACTACTACGAGTAACGTGGGCATTATGAATTTTTCCACCAGTGGCaccatgggaacaaatgttcaagTGCAGACGTCTCAGAGGACAGGCAGTGCTCAAAACACTGATACTTTGCAGGTTGCTGGAGTTGCAGGGCAACAGAAAGATGCCAGTCaaaaccagcagcagcagatccTGGTGCAGCCTCAGCTTTTGCAAGGGGGACAAGCTGGACAGACCTTTACTACTCAAGATGCCTTGCAGAACCTGCAAATCCAGGCACTCCCCAATACTGGTCCAATCTTTATTCGAACACCCACTGTGGGGCCAAATGGGCAGGTCACCTGGCAGACTATTCAGCTGCAGAATCttcaggttcagaacccacaagCTCAGACAATCGCCTTGGCTCCAGTGCAGGGAGTGTCCCTGGGGCAGACAGGAAGCACCAACACAACGCTCACACCAATAGCTTCAGCCTCCCTGCCCAGTGGCACTGTCACTGTGAATGCTGCACAGCTGTCCTCTGTACCAGGTCTTCAGACCATTAACCTTGGGGCCTTGGGAGCCTCTGGCATCCAAGTTCACCAACTGCAAGGACTCCCACTCACTATAGCAAATGCTACTG GTGACCATAATACTCACCTTGGTCTTGGCACTGGCAGTGATGGGCTAGCTGATGATGGCACAGCCTTGGAAGAAGGAGAGGCTAGTCCAGATGCGCAGCCACAGCAAGGTCGAAGAATGCGCAGGGAAGCGTGCACTTGTCCCTATTGCAAAGACAATGAAGGACG GGGCTCTGGGGATCCAGGCAAGAAGAAGCAGCATATCTGCCACATGCCAGGCTGTGGGAAAGTGTATGGGAAGACATCTCACTTGCGAGCTCACCTCCGGTGGCATACTGGGGAGCGGCCGTTTGTGTGCTCCTGGCAGTTTTGTGGGAAGCGCTTCACACGCAGCGATGAGCTTCAGCGACACAAGCGAACACACACAG GAGAGAAGAAGTTTGCTTGTCCAGAGTGCCCTAAGCGCTTCATGAGGAGTGACCACCTCTCCAAACAcatcaagacccaccagaacaaGAAGGGAGGCACACCCAATAGTGTGGCCATGGACGTCTCTGCCATCTCCATGGACACAAGTGCTTCTGCAGAGGGCACTGGTGGGGCAACACCATCAGCCCTCATTGCAACCAACGTGGTGGCCATGGAGGCAATCTGTCCTGAAGGCATCGCACGTCTCGCCAGCAGTGGCATTAACGTTATGCAAGTGGCAGATCTACAGTCAATCAACCTCAGTGGCAATGGATTCTGA